The sequence below is a genomic window from Pelmatolapia mariae isolate MD_Pm_ZW linkage group LG9, Pm_UMD_F_2, whole genome shotgun sequence.
CACTCCCAGCTCCAGATGGTTATGTAGTGAGACCCAGAGTCTTCTACGCAATAAacttgtgtgtctctctctgtcctccatcactgacccacagaaacGTTCTGTATGTGGCTCTTTTGTTTTGATGCAGTTTAATCTCAGAAGTGTAGTTGGGAGGCAGTGACCCCACTCTTTTCTCCTGCAGCTTGTTTTCTCAATTGACAGGACCAAAAGCAAAATGAGTTTATTCTCAGAGCTCATGGGTTCACGTCCCATTAATTTTCCTCAAAGAAAAAGGACCAGAAGCCTGTGACTCTCTTTCTGAATTCCAAGCATAAAACACCAAAGAGTGAAATACTGACATTTCTCTATAGATtaactttaaatgaaaaaatagcACATTATTCCGTCTTTCGGTTCATGAGCAAAAAACATTTCATTGATCAGTTCAACATTTCTGCTGCAGACAGAATCCCTATGcagatgtgttttttgtttcctgttctacCTGTTTTAACTAGTGAAATTTACTGGAATTGACAGCTAATGCTAAAGTGTCGCTGTCATTTTAGCTAATGTGCTAGCCTTCTTAGATTCAGCACAATCCCACACTGGAGTTTGAAGTTCACTCACTTCATTAAAAAGTTGCATAAGAGAGTTTGATTTTACAAGACAGCCCGGACAAAGCCGACACACAGTTTGAGAACCCGTCCACACAAAATCTTGGAAAGAGTTCAAACTGAGTACAAAACAGCTCATTTCTACAACATTTGGGCCTATGAGGCAAAATAATGCTTTACTCTGCAGCCCTGTTgtaatttcagctttttgcatgtgtgttttatgGTTAATTTTACCACTGTGTGATGCAATGATCCTCTCCCGAGGCCAGCCCATGAACAGAACATGTGGAAAAGTTCCAGAAGCTTCTGCTCATGTTTAGCTTTAGTTTCcaggttagtgtgtgtgtgtgtgtgtgtgtgtgtgtgtgtgtgtgtgtgtgtgtgtgtgtgtgtgtgtgtgtgtgtttgctaatGAAACAATGTGCCATAGGTGTAGATTACGATAGGTCTGCAGAGCTTAAAGTTTATATGCTTTTTTTAGGTGTTTGTGGAGCTTCATTGTACATCTGGTTACTGGAAATGCGTTACAtttaattttctgtgtgtgcagtATTTCCTATCCAACTGACCTTTTAGATTCATAACTAAAAAATAATGTGGTACAGTTGCATCGCAAGACAGTTTTACTGGTTTGCTTATTCCCAGAAACAAGTTTAGGTGGGTTTTGGAGAGGGCTAAAAAGCCAAAGACGGGAAACATTTTCAGAATTAAATTTCCAGACGTTTTTTTAGCATACAATCtgaaaacagatgaaaacaGCTATTGTAACTCAGTTCAAACCACAAAATCAGCCTACCACGATTTCTAGAACTCACCAATTAAAAAGTTGTATGTCCTAGTTTAgtctgtacatttttaaaaaaaaaatattcaaaactaAACAGAGACACACTTCATGCTAACATTAATCTAAAGCATTTTGATGCTTGCTCCCATTCAGGGGAAAAGATATATTTAGTTTCTGGTCAATAATTAAACCCCTTGGATTCAGCCGTTATCCTTAATCCTGAAGTAAACAGTTCAGATGCAGCTTCACAACAGAGGAGCCAATGCTGTTCCCACTTACAGGATGTGTCCCCCTGGTGAGACTGGAGGTAGAAGCGGGATGCATCCCTGGAATCCCAGACACATTCCAGAGGAAATGAATGCCTGTGTCGCCTGTGGGGGCGTGAAGAGCCTCCCTGCCACAGAGTCTGTCTCCACTGGTCATCTTTGATCCGCTTGTTTActgaagccccccccccccccccctcagaTCACTTCCTGTCCCCTAAGGCCCTCTGCAATGTCCTCCTATGCACCTACCATCTAAGCATTGGTCACTGACCACCCACACCATCATTGCTGAATCAGTGtgtcttcctccctctctctctcgctctttaTTAATGCCTTTTTCCTTTTCAATGCACAGCAACTTCATATCGCTTTACGTCTGAATCTGGTGTAACCCAAGGGATTACATTACTCAGGGTTTGTCATTATTACATGCCTCCAAGAGATGTGGACACATGTCCCCTATAGTGTATGTCAGAAACTTTAATTGGTTTCCTCTCTGATCCCATTTATATACGGTGTCTGTGGTTGCAGGCAGTTCTGTCATACCTGTTTTGTCTGTTAATGAAAGACAGAGCCTGTGAAGCTAAACTTTGTCTTGCCTGCCCTGTTTTCTTTACAGTGGTGCAAAGAGTTGACAGTGTGTCTGAAGGTATTGCAAACTATGGAGGAAAGATCATTGCTGTTGAGACTGATTTGAAAAAGCTAGGTATGTATCTAGGCTCACACGTTGAAGTCAAAAGCTGTAACTAAAAGCTACAGTGAATcatcaacatattttttttttatcatttactgTACAAATCTGCATCTTCAGATGATCAGACCGGAGAGAAGTCGGAGAATACCACCACAGAGATCCAGGCTTTTAAGAACAACATCTGGACTCTGCAGAGGCAGCTGTCTGCGGTGGAAGAGCGCATCCGCAGTGATCAAGTTAAGCTGAATCAGCTGCAGAACATTGGCTCAGACATCCAGAGCAGCCAGGGCTCCATTCAAGGACTGCTGAACATTAACACAGCCACCTTGCGCTCTGTAAATGGCAGTCTGCAGTCGTACGGCAGCATCATTGAGGGTCTACAGGAAGACACAGCTAGGTTGCAAAGAGAACTCCAACAGCAGGTAAAACTCCAAAATCAGGCGCTGCTCAGCATTAGCAGTCTCAACCTCACTCAGGCCCAGCAGAGAGGCCTCATTGCTGCGCTGCAACGCTCAGTCGATGACACCAGCCAGGCTATTCATAAGATGCGCAATGACTTTCAGAGCCTTGAACAGAACACCCGACAGACCCGCTCTGATACAGAGTGGCTTCGTAGCAAAGTGGAAAACCTGCAGATCTTGGCCAGTAATACCTCAGCTCTAGCTAAGTCCAACAATGACAGCCTGGAGGATGTGGGGACACAGCTCACTTTTATTGCTAACCAGCTCCAGAACACTAGCAGCCTGGCAGAGGCTCATGACCAGACTCTGAGGGAGATCATGGATCAGCAGAGGGACTTCGGCAACCTCACATCTACAAAGTTTGACCGCCTAGAGGTGCGACTGGATGAGTCGGAGCAGAGTATTGATCGTGTGACCGGCAACATCAGCTTCACCACACAGCTTCTTGGTGCAATCAATCTAAACCTGAATGATTTACGCACATGTTCAGAGACAGTTGGCCGTCATTCAGACTTCCTGCTAAACCTCAACAACAGCATGGCTGACGTGAGGACAGACGCAACGAGTCTGAGGTCACAGCAGGAAGAGCTGGCAGCGCGTATGGACAAGGAGGTCAcaagcctctctattgtcatggaGGAGATGAAGCTGGTGGACACCAAGCATTCACAACTAATAACCAACTTTACTATTTTAAAGGGTATGAGAAGTGCGCCTGCAAAATTTATTATATGAATCAATGCgtgttttaaattttacattttattttaactttcttGCTAAGATTAAATTGAGAAAATTAGAGAATGTTCTTTTGTTTCAGGTCCCCCTGGTCCCAGAGGGCCAAGAGGGGACAAAGGACCTCAGGGACTACCTGGTCAGTCAGGCCagaagggagagaaaggagacaAGGGAGCTCCTGGGATCCGAGGACCTAGAGGAGAGCAGGGTAGTCCAGGACCACCGGGCCTTCCAGGGTTAAAGGGTCTCCCAGGCATACCTGGCAGCACCGGGTCAAAGGGCCCTAGAGggtcaggaggcagagctggaCCACCTGGTACTAAAGGAGAACCAGGTAGTGCTGGTTTGCCTGGAAGAGATGGACAACCTGGTCCTCAGGGTGTACAGGGCCCACCAGGTATCCGTGGCCCAATTGGACCACCTGGAGAGCAAGGACCAAGGGGACTGCCAGGACCAGTAGGGCCCTCAGGGCCAGTAGGACCACCCGGACAACCAGGACTACCAATCCGGGTCCCTGCAGTTCCTTTTGGACCTGTGTCTCTGCAGGATGAGGCAGTGGGTCCTACCATATGGGCTCCAGGTATGACTTCATAATCAGTTTCAGAATGATTATTTTGACTTAGTCAGATAGCATATATTTACATTGGTTGGTAACTAGAATATCACCATATTAGTATCATGTTTAGCTTGTTACCAATTTTCATGCCTCCATGCAAAATATAAAGCTACTGCTAGCAGCTGGTTAGTGTAGCTAACTAGTGTCTGcaaggggtgtcgaactccaggcctcgagggcaggtgtcctgcaggttttagatataaCCTTgtttcaacacacctgaatcaaatgattagttcattaccaggcttctggagaacttgaATACATGttggtaatttagccatttaaatcaatCCTTGATTTAAATGGCAGATtggatgtgtccttgatccaatctgcgttggatcaaggacacatctaaaacctgcaggacaccggccctcgaggcctggattTCGACACCTGTGGTCTAAAGGCTAAAAAAGCACCAACTTGCCTCTCGCGTACTAGCCAATTTAGTCACAGGCCTATTACATTCCTTTACAGCTCTGTATTCTTATTCTGGGACTCAACTAGAGTGGTCTAGTTTGCTGTCTCTTCATACTTTTTCttgatagatatagatatataactATGTGGTTAAAACTACATGTTTTACAGGAATGCTAGGCAGAGCCAGGTTTGTGGTACTTTCTACTaaactgagctttttttttttcttcatctcacatcactttagaaaaaaacaaattgtaCAATGCTTTTTCAATATCTTGCAGGATGCCCTGCTGAATGGCTAAACTACAAAGACAAGTGCTATTTTTTCTCCAAAGACCTGCAGAGCTTTGATCATGCAAAGACAACCTGTGAATCAATGTCTGGTTCATTATTAATCATCAACGACATGGAGGAACAGGTGAGTCGCACATCTTGTAATCTGACATTGCTCTCTAGTATTTGTGAGTTTTGACTGAGTTTTCTTTCTGTCCTCATGTGACCTCAGAAATGGCTGAAGAGGCAGATCTTTGGCAAAGGTTACTTCTGGATGGGTCTGACCGACAGGCAAGAGGAGCGCACGTGGCACTGGCTGGATGGGACTGAACCTACTTTCACGTCAGTATTACAGTAAATTAGGAAATGCTCAGGAGGGatatttgtttcagaaaagaaCTTCTTTCCAATAAAAATGCcaacaataataacaactgtaGGTTTTCAGTTACATGAAACATTACAAAATAAACTTCAAAAATCCTGTGAAAATCTTATGAAAAGTTTGTGATTGCACGGAGTTGAATGTAGACCTCCAGTGCTCAAGTCTCGTTGCTGCCtatttaaacaaaagaaaaacattcaaattcaTTCTAACATTGTTTATAGAGGCACGTCCAGTGAGAGCATTTCACTGCTTTTCGGGAACAGTGAGATAAACACTAAAGTGTACAAAACTGCAAACAGAACAATGAGATGAACAGTGAAAAAGTTTAATGCAGCATTACTGAGAAAAGTTAACCACAGGGATCTGCCTTCAGATCTAACCACCGAAAATAAAGGCATATTCAGTGGAAAATTGTCGGATgcgatttattttatttgcttttctcCTAGGCTCTTAGATCAAACACAGTAAATCTAACATGTGATCGCCCTCTGTTGTTCGCCTGCAGGAAATGGAAGCCAGGTCAGCCCGACAACTGGGGCCACGGCCATGAAGAAGGAGAAGACTGCGCGGGTCTCACCCACGAAGCGCTATGGAACGATTTCTCCTGTGAAGATCTCATAAGCTACATCTGCGAGAAGGAAATGGAGACCTGTGCGTCATCATCTGTCTTGCCCGTTTTCGCTCCACAATAATTGTAATCATATTTTGCTCACTACCTTAATGCtgatctcttttcttttctttctttccctcagCAAGATCACCTGGATCATAGTGATGTGTTCAGTCTGAGTGCACAGTGAGCAGCTAGACTGCACCCGTGTGGCACTGGTCCAATTGACGCAGCACATGGGACAGTCCGTATGGAGAGAGCAAAGGGACAATTTTGAAATGAGCCCAGGGCTGCAACAGTAACCATCTCTCCAGTGCTGATGAGATGCCTTTCTCCTCCAAAGTGAAGCCAGTCCAACATTACCAGGAGTGCAATACAGCAGGGTGACCAAGATAGGAagagaatcttttttttaataaccaaaTCAActgatttatatatatatatataaatatttttatatttttttggaATACGTTTTATAAAACAGTACTCAATGTACAACCGAATATCTGAATGTATATTTCATTATGCAATTTTTGTAGGAAAATATGAAATCTATGAAGCCAAGTGGACTTCGGTAATGCTTCTCTTTATATAATTCCaacgaaaaaaagaaaaaaacgaaaTAAGGTGTGCAAAATGATGCGCAAAAAACATAATGTCGCTGATATGCTATCTTGAAACTGTTATCTAACCTCATGACCATCTATATAACACGAGtaggaaataaaaaatatagtaCTCACGTATAAACTTAGAAAAATGCGACAATCAGCTTGAGTTTTAGTAAACGAATTTACAGAGTTATACTTTATGTATGATTTACTTTTTGCTATTACATACATAAATATGTTCATGAATAAAAAACTGTGGATCCTTCatgcaaaaatagaaaatgtgCCGTTTTCTGCACTTGGGTATTTTCCTGCAAAACAAAGAACTATGAAAGAAATGAAGGAATAACTCACAAATAAGCACATAAAATCCACAGGGTGGTTGTACTCAGTGGCTGAGTTCTAGATCCAGAGTGAAGTTCATCACAAAACTCTTCAGTACTGTAGAATTTAGTTTATTGAATTTGCACAAAAAggtattttcacatttttattgtttttttcccttaaataactttcttttattgttttcccACTAACCCAGATTACAAgcaaaaaggtttttttctttgataaCCATGGGCTATGCAGTTCTTCGCTAACATTTCCTCTCAGTCATTTCACATCCTGATTTCCTGCTTTAGGTAATCTCCAATCACAGTCACTCCTTCAGCTGCACAGAAGACTAAAATGATCTCACAATAGCACCTTTGGTAGGAGGGAGTCTAACTACTGTCCAATCGATGTAGACACCGGATatgttcaaaaacaaacaagacagaGACTGAAGACTGAAGTGCTCACATAAATTTGAATTGTAGTCTCATACCTACAGCGGCCtatagagaaaaaaagaagttactACTTTTGTGAAGACTCAAATTTAGTTTAAGATGCACTCTTGTAAATTAATTTGACATAGTAAACATCAGAACAACATAAAAGAAAGCACGAGCTGAGCCAAGCGGACACAATGTTAAGTCGGAGCTGTGCTTGCTCACAGTATGCGAATAAATTACTGTTAAGAAATATGATTAGTGTTAACTGCTCATTTCACATTGCATTGTTTACACATAGggttacacacatacacacaagaaGCAGCATATTGTCCAAATGTAGATTTATTGTTGAGGTATGAATATTCTCACTTTGAAACCTTATTTTGTATATGAAATACTTAATATACACTTAATCTGCCAATTGCATGGGCTGAATAATGAATTTAATTGAGGCGACTAATTTaacaccccccctccccctcatTTGGCTCTTCCTTCTTCGGGGTGCAGTGTTGTGGCTCAGTGCTCGTTTCTCTCAGGCTGCGATGCTTCAGTGCAACAAGATGCAGTAAGGCTGGTGGGTGAATAAAGGACTCGTGATCTCTGAGTGCTGAGATGTGACGCCACAGGCTTCTGTCTCTAGCTCCAGCAACACTGggactgtaaacatgtttccaaTATTACCATTCAGATAGGAATGAATCCTGCAAAGAAACACTCCAGATCTGGTATTACTACTGTGGTTTTACTCCGTGGCTTTGTCGTTATTACTGATTGTCACTGGGTGGTAACCATCGTCAGCTGTGTGGTTCTTTAGGTCCCGTGCAATGAAGAATGTAATGGCTGATGGTGCTAAAAGGTGAGACAGAGATGAAGATGAAGCGGTGGTGGAGGTGAGGGTGAAGTGGAGGGCAGGTTGGCTCAAATGAAGGTGGGAGGTGGTGCTCGTCTAGTCGTCCTTCTCCACTATGACCTCCCCATGAAGCATCCTTCTTCTCTGCCGCAGCATATGGAAGTAGAGCTGAGGAAACACTGCGAGAAAGACGAGAACATGTTCAGGGTGACTGTGACTATGACGAACACAAACGAAAGCAAGTTAGAGTGAAATACAAATTCACAACTCTCAACTTGGTCTCAAGAAGCAGCACAGTGGGAAGATATGCATTCACAGACATAAGCCACTGGGGTGGTCTGGCAAAGCCTGGAGCCTATTACAGCTGACAACTTTTCCATATTTTCCATGACATTTGGTCCATATATTTTTGAACAAAGGCGATTTTTGTCGTTTTGTATCAAATAATCAACATGTGATTGAAGTAAaagctttcagctttaattcaaaggATTTGACACACATTTTGCATGAACTGTTGAGCAGTTACAGCCGTTTTCATACAGTGCAGTATGTTTTCAGGGGCTCGAAAGTAAATGAACAAGTGAGTCTTACTCCCTCCCATCATTTCATGACAAACTATGCAGGCAAGAGACCTGGAGTTGCTTCCAGGTGTTGAACTTGCATTCGGTATCTTTTCACTGGAACTCTCAACCTGAGGACCAAAGACATGTCAGTGGGAGTGAAGTAGGCCATCATTAGTGAGACAGCAAAAACTTTAGGAGTGGCCGAATCAAGAATGTGGTTCAttcttaaaaagaataaatgaattGGTTAGCTCATCAACATCAAAAGGTCCAGAAGACCACAAGAAACAACTAAACGGGATGatcacagaattatttccatggttaagAAAAACCCTTCACAACACTGAGCTCAGTCAAGAGTGTGGAGAAGGTAGGAGTATTATCAAAGTCTATGAACAAGAGATGGCTTCATGGATGGAAACACAGAGTTTACAACAAGTTGCAACCCACTTGTTATAATCATGAATGAGAAGACCAGATTGGACTAGATTAAAATTTAAATCTAATCTGTGACTTGTGACAGCGCTGTGAATAATAAGTGTACAGGACTacactctctgctcagattcagccaaatacTGCAAAACCGATCAGACAGAGCTTCACTGTGCAAATCGAGAACAAGccaaagcaaactgcaaaagcaatccaagagtttctcaagCCCAAGAAAAGGGATATTCTTCAGTGGCCAAGCCAGTCACTCAATCTCAGATCAATAGTTATTAAATGAATGCAGAAAGACAAAAACCAGCAACTGAAGGTAGCATCACAAATCAATGAGCGAAAACAacatctggtgatgtctatggaTTCTAGACTTCAGGGAGTCATTGACAGCTGTGTTATGAAAAACaatctttatatttaaaatgatgtacGACATGTGAACACACAGTATATCCAAATAAAATTGGATATACCGCGACAGATGATTCTAGTCAAATTATAAAATGCCACCAAACATTGCACCACAGGACAGAAAAGCTGCTTTTGAGCAGAACAGGCAGAATTATTTGTACCGCAACAGgagaaaatacagtttaaaaatcaTGCAGGATTCTGACCTACATGCCAAAACCGATAGTGCACAATGTAGGCATGAAATTTGCTTCTTACGTGGGATGTAGGACAGCATGACGATGATGAGGCAGTAGTAGTAGTCAAACGACACATTATACTTGTTTGGGAGCCTCATGGAGTACATTCCAGACCTGCGTACGAACGGCAGCGCAGCATAAATGGTGAGCAGCTCACCAACGACTCCCACCGGGTACAAGACAATGAAGAGGTTGTATCTGTGGGAAGAAGAAAGAGCAGGATGGATGTCTTCAAATCCAGCAGCGTGATCACTTTAGCACTCACACAGTTGGGACAGTTGACAGTCAGAGGATGTTAATACACTCACATGCAtattgaaaacacagaaagatcACTGACACAGGGGCCAGACACTGTAACAAAAGCTGCCTTGAGTTGTGGACATAAAACTTCCCTCGAGGTATTCCAGAGATATGGTGGTCAAGCAGCACATTGTAAAAAAgtcatattttcacattttttccaTCTTCAGGAACTCTGAGTGATTTTGGCTCTGGATAACTCCAAggtatcattttctttttacactttcATGCTGTTCACATgcaaaagcttaaaaaaaatgttttcaaccTTTTTGTTCAtgcagttcatttaaattgagAGAAAGTCAAGAATAAGATCATGTTCCAGCATTAAGTAATAAGCTGATTTGTTATTACAATAATGTTTCACTGCCTGCTGGATATAAAATATGCATTCTtactttccagcagctccttACCTTATTTCATGCCAGTGCACAGTTTTGCAACTGAAGGCATAATTACATTGGTCCACTGaactggcatgtgtgcaaaaacCTTCTGACATCTGAGACTTTAATGTTCCCAAACTATAATTTGTGAACTGGTATGTTAAGAACAACCAGGAACACAGCATCTTTTGCCTCACTGTTTGTTTGCAGTGGGCACATTACCAAacaaaaatgaccaaaataTTGACCTGAAGCCAATTTTCTAAGATTAGAAAGCCCACACAAATATGTGGGAATACACTGCATGAATTCCCACAGATCTGATTTAtagtaaataaaagaaaccaaTTGAAGTTCTTTAAAGCAACTCAAAAGACAAGAATAAGAAAGACTAGGTTCAATTTTAGTGGTTAGACTGGTCATCAAAGAACAGAAGGTATACAAGAGAAGTCAGTTAAACCTCTCCAATAAAtaatcttaaataaaatgtcaaaaactgcATTGTTTCAAGCTCACTGGCAATATACCTGAATATACCTGCAATCACTGCTAAACGCTTAAAACTACTTATCACTAAAACAGTCCTGAGTAAATCTGATGTTTGACAATCTAAGCACAAGAACGTTCTCTTTGTTGGATGGGCTGTGTCTATCTGCATCCTACAATTACATGAGGGAATTGTCAAAACAATTGTGCAAGAAACATATGAGATTTCACAAAGATGGAAAATGATGCAAGATGACTAATCAACTAAAATCAACTCGAAATTGCAAGATTAACGATTAAAGACCTCTTATGCTCCACATTTTTGTTTCTAGCTTTGCATGGCTCACAGTTGTTGTTTATCTTATAGTAGGCCTTCCAGTTTATCCACCAAAATAGCAAATAAGTCATTTTACCTCTTAAGCAATTCTTTAaaccaactttcttctgattgggtTCCCCTCACAAACAGCAGTTT
It includes:
- the LOC134634345 gene encoding collectin-12-like; this translates as MKDDFADEEEVQSFGYKRFGIQEGTQCTKCKNEWALKTSIALLYVLCTLLTIAVAILGYKVVQRVDSVSEGIANYGGKIIAVETDLKKLDDQTGEKSENTTTEIQAFKNNIWTLQRQLSAVEERIRSDQVKLNQLQNIGSDIQSSQGSIQGLLNINTATLRSVNGSLQSYGSIIEGLQEDTARLQRELQQQVKLQNQALLSISSLNLTQAQQRGLIAALQRSVDDTSQAIHKMRNDFQSLEQNTRQTRSDTEWLRSKVENLQILASNTSALAKSNNDSLEDVGTQLTFIANQLQNTSSLAEAHDQTLREIMDQQRDFGNLTSTKFDRLEVRLDESEQSIDRVTGNISFTTQLLGAINLNLNDLRTCSETVGRHSDFLLNLNNSMADVRTDATSLRSQQEELAARMDKEVTSLSIVMEEMKLVDTKHSQLITNFTILKGPPGPRGPRGDKGPQGLPGQSGQKGEKGDKGAPGIRGPRGEQGSPGPPGLPGLKGLPGIPGSTGSKGPRGSGGRAGPPGTKGEPGSAGLPGRDGQPGPQGVQGPPGIRGPIGPPGEQGPRGLPGPVGPSGPVGPPGQPGLPIRVPAVPFGPVSLQDEAVGPTIWAPGCPAEWLNYKDKCYFFSKDLQSFDHAKTTCESMSGSLLIINDMEEQKWLKRQIFGKGYFWMGLTDRQEERTWHWLDGTEPTFTKWKPGQPDNWGHGHEEGEDCAGLTHEALWNDFSCEDLISYICEKEMETSRSPGS